From one Enterococcus sp. DIV2402 genomic stretch:
- the rsmG gene encoding 16S rRNA (guanine(527)-N(7))-methyltransferase RsmG: MLPEEFQQELRTQGIELNQKQMEQFERYYELLVEWNEKMNLTAITEKKEVYLKHFYDSITLALSVPLNEQASLCDVGSGAGFPSIPLKIVFPQLKITIVDSLNKRITFLQTLVDALGLNDVSLFHDRAETFGQNVAHRASYDYVTARAVARLNVLAELCLPLVKKSGFFFALKAAKSEEELLEAKLAIAILGGKFIEDKEIHLPVTNDERHTLIIEKKKETPKKYPRKPGLPNKQPIK; the protein is encoded by the coding sequence ATGTTACCTGAAGAATTTCAACAAGAATTACGTACTCAAGGCATTGAGTTGAACCAAAAACAAATGGAACAATTTGAACGCTACTACGAACTATTAGTTGAATGGAACGAGAAGATGAATCTGACTGCAATTACTGAGAAAAAAGAAGTGTATTTGAAGCATTTTTATGATTCAATCACCTTGGCATTATCCGTACCATTAAATGAACAAGCTTCCTTATGTGATGTCGGTTCAGGTGCAGGATTTCCAAGTATTCCTTTAAAAATTGTCTTTCCTCAATTAAAAATTACAATTGTTGATTCACTAAATAAACGCATTACTTTTTTACAAACCTTAGTCGATGCACTCGGTTTAAATGACGTGTCATTGTTTCATGATCGTGCGGAAACTTTTGGACAAAATGTAGCACATCGCGCTTCATATGATTATGTTACAGCCCGTGCAGTTGCTCGCTTAAATGTGTTAGCTGAATTATGTTTGCCTTTAGTGAAAAAATCTGGCTTTTTCTTTGCTTTAAAAGCAGCTAAAAGCGAAGAAGAATTACTTGAAGCAAAACTAGCAATTGCGATTTTAGGTGGTAAATTCATAGAAGATAAAGAAATTCATTTACCTGTTACCAATGATGAGCGTCATACATTAATTATTGAAAAGAAAAAAGAAACACCCAAAAAATATCCTAGAAAACCAGGATTACCAAATAAACAGCCAATCAAGTAG
- a CDS encoding DUF6612 family protein, with amino-acid sequence MKKRKLVWASIALCAITLSACNNNEQATTNETVATSEKQAGNLSKEEVLQKASEASQNIKSAEITMDIKMDMMMNEQENKVDTSSVVQYTLDPFAMKTETSFPVDGQSQTTTSYMDKEALYYQVAGSDEWQKQPLETSGVDVEDLIDTYSSSDIFDSFEEYQDKVELTEAGENYVLSFTGSGEELKDLAEKVLTSGNTGTEADMSSMMDQMKINDFSYESIISKETFLPVSFTSMMDYEVEADGYKISAKMDQTGSFDKINQIDAIEIPAAK; translated from the coding sequence ATGAAAAAAAGAAAGTTAGTCTGGGCGTCGATTGCTTTATGCGCAATTACTTTATCTGCGTGTAACAACAATGAACAAGCAACAACAAATGAAACGGTCGCGACCTCTGAAAAACAAGCAGGAAATTTGTCTAAGGAAGAAGTTTTACAGAAAGCTTCTGAAGCATCACAAAATATTAAGAGTGCAGAAATAACAATGGACATCAAAATGGATATGATGATGAACGAACAAGAAAATAAGGTGGATACAAGCTCTGTCGTTCAATATACGCTAGACCCTTTTGCAATGAAGACTGAAACTAGTTTCCCCGTAGATGGTCAATCTCAAACGACAACTAGCTACATGGATAAAGAAGCATTGTATTATCAAGTTGCTGGATCAGACGAATGGCAAAAACAACCACTTGAAACATCAGGTGTGGATGTGGAAGATTTAATTGATACGTATTCTTCATCGGATATTTTTGATTCATTTGAAGAATATCAAGACAAAGTAGAGCTTACAGAAGCTGGCGAAAATTATGTGTTGTCATTTACTGGTAGTGGCGAAGAATTAAAAGATTTAGCTGAAAAAGTTTTAACATCTGGAAATACAGGGACAGAAGCAGACATGTCTAGCATGATGGATCAAATGAAAATCAATGATTTTTCTTATGAATCAATCATCAGTAAAGAGACTTTCTTGCCAGTTTCATTTACGTCTATGATGGATTACGAAGTTGAAGCAGATGGGTATAAAATTTCTGCTAAAATGGATCAAACTGGTTCATTTGATAAAATCAATCAAATTGACGCAATTGAAATTCCAGCAGCGAAATAA
- a CDS encoding nitroreductase family protein, whose translation MVTVSEAIVERRTSKKSLSKEVPLELIYELLEKARFAPFHKREPWQAKIITTQEEKAFLYNEVIKRYEENGVIHDEASREKMTKKMTNLLKNAPATILFAREVIPDNKRLDSDSIQATAALIQNFSLVAYEAGLVGFWASSKFVMDQELAKRLGFPENYEVIANYRLGYPDPEIKKNRAKRADVKTWATPLL comes from the coding sequence ATGGTTACAGTTAGTGAAGCAATTGTTGAACGTCGGACATCCAAAAAGAGTTTGAGTAAAGAAGTTCCATTAGAGTTAATTTATGAATTATTAGAAAAAGCACGCTTTGCTCCTTTTCATAAACGTGAGCCTTGGCAAGCAAAAATTATTACGACGCAAGAAGAAAAAGCGTTTCTATACAATGAAGTGATTAAGCGTTATGAAGAAAATGGTGTGATTCATGATGAAGCAAGTCGAGAAAAAATGACTAAAAAAATGACGAACTTACTTAAAAATGCGCCAGCAACGATTTTATTCGCAAGAGAAGTTATTCCAGACAACAAACGCTTAGATTCAGATTCGATTCAAGCGACGGCTGCTTTAATTCAAAATTTCTCATTGGTTGCCTATGAAGCAGGTTTGGTTGGTTTTTGGGCATCAAGTAAATTTGTAATGGATCAAGAATTAGCTAAGCGCTTAGGTTTTCCTGAAAATTATGAAGTAATAGCGAATTATCGTCTGGGTTATCCTGATCCAGAAATCAAAAAGAATCGAGCGAAACGAGCAGATGTTAAAACATGGGCAACGCCTTTATTATAA
- a CDS encoding FusB/FusC family EF-G-binding protein yields the protein MNPIIQPYQYFAIQKQVQYLINSYQSVNDHETIQTIQALTVEKIDEIVPERYPEIEALKTFILDRSLTRAKTESYFETLKAAVIPFNQPSNKQIEKAFRKTKKLKIPAWEGLDLREHSYIGWNDPGSQKKFILYYQDEKLQGISGQLSPTILKNVCSICQKVSNVSMFLATTKTSGDGTYTKKGNYICADSEQCNHQLHDMVSFYTFVNQMK from the coding sequence AGTCCAATATTTAATTAATTCGTATCAATCTGTGAATGACCACGAAACAATTCAGACAATTCAAGCGCTGACTGTCGAAAAAATTGATGAAATTGTTCCAGAACGCTATCCAGAAATTGAAGCACTCAAGACATTTATTTTGGATAGGTCCTTAACAAGAGCGAAAACCGAAAGTTATTTTGAAACGTTAAAAGCAGCGGTGATTCCGTTTAATCAACCTTCAAATAAGCAGATTGAAAAAGCATTTCGAAAAACTAAAAAGTTAAAGATTCCGGCATGGGAAGGACTTGATTTAAGAGAACACTCTTATATAGGCTGGAATGATCCCGGCAGTCAGAAGAAATTTATTTTGTATTATCAAGATGAGAAGCTGCAAGGAATTTCTGGGCAATTAAGTCCCACTATTTTGAAAAATGTCTGTTCAATTTGTCAAAAAGTATCGAACGTCTCGATGTTTTTAGCGACAACTAAAACGAGTGGTGATGGGACATACACCAAAAAAGGAAATTATATCTGTGCGGATAGTGAACAATGCAATCATCAATTGCATGATATGGTTTCATTTTATACGTTTGTCAATCAAATGAAATAA